A genomic region of Palaemon carinicauda isolate YSFRI2023 chromosome 11, ASM3689809v2, whole genome shotgun sequence contains the following coding sequences:
- the LOC137650124 gene encoding ras-responsive element-binding protein 1-like isoform X2, which translates to MVVSAEEYRHKIFGVIPSPDHTTFYCETDMAAATASPEPKGTLTPPGSSPLRAECDPTRDSSHGSTPPSPEAPPTPDSAHMATEPTNHSAARFQPANDTTESRLLTNQEPLSGAKKRKAAKVHKVEMECGSEGEGDIGMSGSFNCPVCQEELPDQHEFTQHIRKHNHVIETDNGTKVYCCGICQKQLSSNSSLDRHMLVHSGERPFRCHICGTHFTTNGNMHRHIRGHYRNSGGGSGVGTGSDTGESDLGSEEGVSSPRKRSLEDENTGSVKAVRLNTSEVEEEELTCPACGVEQPGQHALEQHVETIHPEYQVACNKCQVGFKNYRGLHLHNSMVHPMSSSSPPHLDLTLTDFSSPKFPLIAKEICENSSRMHDLSGEEGQGLHRCHLCHITFPCAEAWLMHMREHTATSASSPPFRCPRCVMRFSSLAEFAQHQQRHLCEEPQPPKESFLAVLDLLQNRDSGHANVASLLAGRLKPPLGMPPPGQHSPAPADSAKASPEHPTASRIASTTTSSASASSTLAATAAGISHDEQFAREYRDMKLNGQYPCRLCKDVFANLRKLKSHNLVHMLAPPYRCNLCTFYSNDKNTLKEHMKSHKGDTPYECNICNLAFTTKANCERHIKNIHGRQSRDEIKVCMTFIPQESSGSCDRSMETVCHICHIDCKARSVLRDHIRSSHPEGMTKPFSCKLCGGTFSSENDVMRHVIQQHPEAASGPTLETLVANRSTESHHEHHDLTPVESLLNFSKLPMGVPLTTHQSPSTSLPVTFPHKPSAPAPLVPSRPPTPIMVPCHTPSSSVLSPVEDDFPLDLSIGKREKETEEETEIEDEEEVDVETGDIKTEQTEPEDLSKPRSEHVENEEKEIPSESVPESTTDVLKIPKPPFPLGAIYPQPLSLCPPFSSHQYHPLFMPPYGGLHPVHNFDPALLEEYQKELKRGLHLTSGGGLLSATSAFLPSSSPSFPLSALALAAAHRDPLRVPRPDLRTSESKSDDSMTDNHNSSKSGDDDVMHFTMRNSVLMKKPKQRRYRTERPWRCDLCDKGFTLRSNMERHMKQQHPDIWQQKPRGLNAQRQDSTAPSVNAESAHTISDAVREQLIIKIEKESGDEKGKDGEHKEEEERELVIDDNPGIKIEDDDDEEEEEDDDEGEEEEYDDDEEEEEGERDDERNLEDCSADLASVHKLLSAASNQSFPCFGSEGEEDNNVDNDSNSNTSSGEAKRSAYSSAPQKQKCPFCQRKFPWSSSLVRHIRTHTGQKPYLCPVCRFPFTTKSNCDRHLLRKHPDSPHTVGGDRPYRCCKCPGAAFTSLESLRKHEMFKHEKASDTAVSRDDSRPFRCHVCEVPLATRDIALQHLDENHPEHSANVVNAEPVTSDNNNDTISVAPDSTTTDRVSCMFCLQRCWSLAELKQHVNSQHTRASSPTDSNDGIPKAESLTSSSSEKTDIKEERKEESEGTDFISNLLGTRRAVVDHLLTSKSADDAAKLLGVR; encoded by the exons ATGGTAGTCTCAGCTGAGGAATACCGCCACAAAATCTTCGGAGTCATTCCCTCTCCCGACCACACCACTTTTTATT gtGAAACAGATATGGCTGCGGCAACTGCCTCTCCAGAGCCTAAGGGCACGTTGACCCCCCCAGGCTCCTCCCCACTGAGGGCGGAGTGTGACCCCACCAGAGACTCCTCCCACGGCTCCACACCCCCATCACCAGAAGCTCCCCCAACTCCAGACTCCGCCCACATGGCCACCGAGCCGACCAATCACAGCGCAGCGCGTTTCCAGCCCGCCAATGACACAACAGAGAGCCGGCTGTTGACCAATCAAGAGCCTCTCTCCGGGGCCAAGAAACGGAAGGCAGCGAAGGTTCACAAAGTGGAG ATGGAGTGTGGGAGTGAGGGCGAGGGAGACATAGGAATGTCTGGTAGCTTCAACTGTCCAGTGTGCCAAGAGGAACTACCGGACCAACATGAATTCACGCAACATATACGGAAGCACAATCACGTCATCGAAACCGACAATGGAACCAAAGTCTACTGTTGTGGCATCTGCCAAAAGCAACTCAGTAGCAACAGCTCTCTCGACCGTCACATGCTCGTCCACTCCGGAGAGCGACCCTTCCGCTGCCACATCTGTGGCACGCATTTCACAACTAACGGCAATATGCATAGACACATCCGCGGACATTACCGCAACAGTGGCGGGGGTAGCGGTGTCGGCACCGGGTCAGACACAGGAGAGAGTGACCTAGGATCAGAAGAAGGAGTCTCCTCTCCCAGGAAGAGATCGTTGGAAGACGAGAACACAGGTTCAGTAAAGGCTGTGAGACTCAACACCAgcgaagtagaagaggaagaactaACATGTCCTGCGTGCGGCGTCGAACAGCCTGGCCAACATGCCCTTGAGCAACATGTGGAAACCATTCACCCAGAGTATCAAGTGGCATGTAATAAGTGTCAGGTTGGGTTCAAGAACTACAGAGGTTTACATTTGCACAATTCCATGGTACATCCTATGTCAAGCTCATCACCCCCTCATTTAGACCTTACTCTGACAGACTTTTCGAGCCCGAAATTTCCTCTCATTGCCAAAGAAATTTGTGAGAACAGTAGCCGAATGCATGATCTGTCAGGGGAGGAAGGTCAGGGATTACACAGGTGTCACCTATGCCATATTACATTCCCATGTGCAGAAGCTTGGTTAATGCACATGAGAGAACACACTGCAACCTCTGCATCATCTCCTCCATTCAGATGTCCACGTTGTGTCATGAGATTTTCAAGTCTTGCAGAGTTTGCACAACACCAGCAGCGCCATCTTTGTGAGGAACCACAACCTCCAAAGGAAAGTTTTCTTGCAGTCCTTGATCTGCTTCAGAATCGGGACTCTGGACATGCAAATGTGGCCTCCTTATTGGCAGGGAGGTTAAAACCACCCTTAGGAATGCCGCCACCAGGACAGCACTCTCCAGCTCCAGCAGATTCAGCCAAAGCATCTCCAGAGCATCCAACAGCTAGTCGTATTGCTTCTACTACCACTAGTTCAGCAAGTGCTTCTTCAACCCTGGCAGCCACTGCTGCAGGAATTTCCCATGATGAGCAGTTTGCTCGTGAGTATAGAGACATGAAACTAAATGGCCAATATCCGTGTCGCCTGTGCAAAGATGTCTTTGCAAATTTGCGCAAACTTAAGTCTCACAATCTTGTGCACATGCTAGCACCCCCTTACAGATGTAACCTCTGTACTTTCTACAGTAACGATAAAAATACATTGAAGGAGCACATGAAGAGCCACAAAGGAGACACACCTTATGAATGCAACATCTGTAATCTTGCGTTCACTACTAAAGCCAATTGTGAACGCCACATAAAGAATATACATGGCCGCCAGTCAAGAGATGAAATTAAAGTCTGCATGACTTTTATCCCACAAGAAAGTAGTGGTAGCTGTGATCGCTCAATGGAAACCGTATGTCATATTTGTCATATTGATTGTAAAGCACGATCAGTGTTGAGAGACCATATACGGTCCTCCCACCCTGAAGGCATGACAAAACCTTTTTCATGTAAACTTTGTGgtggcacattctcatctgaaaaCGACGTCATGAGGCATGTTATTCAGCAACACCCAGAAGCTGCGTCTGGTCCTACTCTGGAAACTTTAGTAGCCAACAGATCAACTGAAAGTCACCATGAGCACCATGACCTCACACCAGTTGAGTCTCTCTTAAACTTTTCAAAGTTGCCCATGGGAGTCCCTCTAACTACACATCAGTCACCATCAACTTCATTACCAGTCACATTTCCGCACAAACCATCTGCCCCTGCACCCTTAGTTCCATCTCGTCCACCTACACCCATAATGGTTCCGTGTCACACACCAAGCTCATCTGTCCTCTCTCCTGTTGAGGATGACTTTCCGCTTGACCTCAGTATTGgaaagagagaaaaggaaacagaggaagaaacAGAAATTGAAGATGAGGAGGAAGTTGATGTAGAAACTGGTGATATTAAGACAGAGCAGACTGAACCTGAAGATCTTTCCAAGCCTCGAAGTGAACATGTAGAAAATGAGGAAAAGGAGATCCCTTCAGAATCTGTCCCTGAAAGCACAACAGATGTTCTAAAAATCCCCAAGCCACCATTCCCGTTAGGAGCAATATATCCTCAACCACTGTCTCTTTGTCCTCCTTTCAGTTCTCACCAGTATCATCCATTGTTCATGCCTCCCTATGGTGGCCTTCACCCTGTACATAATTTTGATCCTGCTCTTCTTGAGGAATATCAGAAGGAGCTTAAGCGTGGTTTACATTTGACATCTGGTGGTGGACTGTTGAGTGCCACCAGTGCATTTCTTCCTAGTAGTTCTCCTTCTTTTCCTCTCTCTGCTTTAGCTTTAGCTGCAGCTCATCGGGATCCATTGCGGGTACCGAGACCAGATCTTCGTACTAGTGAATCAAAATCTGATGACTCTATGACAGATAACCACAATAGTTCAAAGTCAGGTGATGATGATGTAATGCACTTCACAATGCGTAATTCAGTGCTAATGAAAAAGCCCAAGCAAAGGCGCTACCGAACAGAACGTCCATGGCGATGTGACCTTTGCGACAAAGGTTTTACTCTCCGATCAAACATGGAAAGACACATGAAGCAGCAGCATCCGGATATTTGGCAACAGAAACCCCGGGGCTTGAATGCACAGAGACAAGACTCGACAGCACCTTCAGTTAATGCAGAAAGTGCTCATACTATCTCTGACGCAGTCAGAGAACAACTCATCATTAAAATTGAAAAGGAATCTGGTGATGAAAAGGGAAAAGATGGCGAacacaaggaagaagaagaacgtgAATTGGTTATAGATGATAATCCAGGAATAAAGattgaagatgacgatgatgaggaggaggaagaggatgatgatgaaggtgaagaggaggagtatgatgatgatgaggaggaagaggaaggtgAAAGAGATGATGAAAGGAATTTAGAGGATTGTAGTGCCGATCTAGCTAGTGTACACAAGTTATTGTCTGCTGCCTCAAATCAGAGTTTTCCTTGTTTTGGAAGTGAAGGGGAAGAGGATAACAATGTTGATAATGACAGTAATAGCAATACTTCCTCTGGAGAAGCCAAGCGCAGTGCATATTCATCTGCTCCTCAGAAACAAAAGTGCCCCTTTTGTCAAAGAAAATTCCCATGGTCAAGTTCTTTAGTCAGACACATTAGAACTCACACTGGCCAAAAGCCGTATTTATGTCCAGTCTGTCGCTTTCCTTTTACCACAAAATCCAACTGTGATCGGCATCTACTTCGTAAACATCCTGATTCACCCCACACTGTTGGTGGTGACCGCCCTTACCGTTGCTGCAAGTGCCCAGGTGCAGCCTTCACTAGTCTCGAAAGTCTCAGGAAACATGAGATGTTCAAGCACGAGAAAGCCAGTGACACAGCTGTCTCGAGAGATGATTCGAGACCATTCCGTTGTCATGTGTGTGAGGTACCCCTTGCAACCCGAGACATCGCACTTCAGCATCTTGATGAAAACCATCCTGAACACAGTGCAAATGTTGTCAATGCTGAACCTGTCACCTCCGACAACAACAATGATACCATCTCTGTCGCACCTGACTCAACCACAACAGATAGG GTTAGCTGCATGTTTTGTCTGCAGAGATGTTGGAGTTTAGCAGAATTAAAACAGCATGTCAATTCCC
- the LOC137650124 gene encoding ras-responsive element-binding protein 1-like isoform X1, which produces MQLNKKVSNSGGSSKNNSTTASPKDNLHTTTSPRLAHNRHAANGETDMAAATASPEPKGTLTPPGSSPLRAECDPTRDSSHGSTPPSPEAPPTPDSAHMATEPTNHSAARFQPANDTTESRLLTNQEPLSGAKKRKAAKVHKVEMECGSEGEGDIGMSGSFNCPVCQEELPDQHEFTQHIRKHNHVIETDNGTKVYCCGICQKQLSSNSSLDRHMLVHSGERPFRCHICGTHFTTNGNMHRHIRGHYRNSGGGSGVGTGSDTGESDLGSEEGVSSPRKRSLEDENTGSVKAVRLNTSEVEEEELTCPACGVEQPGQHALEQHVETIHPEYQVACNKCQVGFKNYRGLHLHNSMVHPMSSSSPPHLDLTLTDFSSPKFPLIAKEICENSSRMHDLSGEEGQGLHRCHLCHITFPCAEAWLMHMREHTATSASSPPFRCPRCVMRFSSLAEFAQHQQRHLCEEPQPPKESFLAVLDLLQNRDSGHANVASLLAGRLKPPLGMPPPGQHSPAPADSAKASPEHPTASRIASTTTSSASASSTLAATAAGISHDEQFAREYRDMKLNGQYPCRLCKDVFANLRKLKSHNLVHMLAPPYRCNLCTFYSNDKNTLKEHMKSHKGDTPYECNICNLAFTTKANCERHIKNIHGRQSRDEIKVCMTFIPQESSGSCDRSMETVCHICHIDCKARSVLRDHIRSSHPEGMTKPFSCKLCGGTFSSENDVMRHVIQQHPEAASGPTLETLVANRSTESHHEHHDLTPVESLLNFSKLPMGVPLTTHQSPSTSLPVTFPHKPSAPAPLVPSRPPTPIMVPCHTPSSSVLSPVEDDFPLDLSIGKREKETEEETEIEDEEEVDVETGDIKTEQTEPEDLSKPRSEHVENEEKEIPSESVPESTTDVLKIPKPPFPLGAIYPQPLSLCPPFSSHQYHPLFMPPYGGLHPVHNFDPALLEEYQKELKRGLHLTSGGGLLSATSAFLPSSSPSFPLSALALAAAHRDPLRVPRPDLRTSESKSDDSMTDNHNSSKSGDDDVMHFTMRNSVLMKKPKQRRYRTERPWRCDLCDKGFTLRSNMERHMKQQHPDIWQQKPRGLNAQRQDSTAPSVNAESAHTISDAVREQLIIKIEKESGDEKGKDGEHKEEEERELVIDDNPGIKIEDDDDEEEEEDDDEGEEEEYDDDEEEEEGERDDERNLEDCSADLASVHKLLSAASNQSFPCFGSEGEEDNNVDNDSNSNTSSGEAKRSAYSSAPQKQKCPFCQRKFPWSSSLVRHIRTHTGQKPYLCPVCRFPFTTKSNCDRHLLRKHPDSPHTVGGDRPYRCCKCPGAAFTSLESLRKHEMFKHEKASDTAVSRDDSRPFRCHVCEVPLATRDIALQHLDENHPEHSANVVNAEPVTSDNNNDTISVAPDSTTTDRVSCMFCLQRCWSLAELKQHVNSQHTRASSPTDSNDGIPKAESLTSSSSEKTDIKEERKEESEGTDFISNLLGTRRAVVDHLLTSKSADDAAKLLGVR; this is translated from the exons gtGAAACAGATATGGCTGCGGCAACTGCCTCTCCAGAGCCTAAGGGCACGTTGACCCCCCCAGGCTCCTCCCCACTGAGGGCGGAGTGTGACCCCACCAGAGACTCCTCCCACGGCTCCACACCCCCATCACCAGAAGCTCCCCCAACTCCAGACTCCGCCCACATGGCCACCGAGCCGACCAATCACAGCGCAGCGCGTTTCCAGCCCGCCAATGACACAACAGAGAGCCGGCTGTTGACCAATCAAGAGCCTCTCTCCGGGGCCAAGAAACGGAAGGCAGCGAAGGTTCACAAAGTGGAG ATGGAGTGTGGGAGTGAGGGCGAGGGAGACATAGGAATGTCTGGTAGCTTCAACTGTCCAGTGTGCCAAGAGGAACTACCGGACCAACATGAATTCACGCAACATATACGGAAGCACAATCACGTCATCGAAACCGACAATGGAACCAAAGTCTACTGTTGTGGCATCTGCCAAAAGCAACTCAGTAGCAACAGCTCTCTCGACCGTCACATGCTCGTCCACTCCGGAGAGCGACCCTTCCGCTGCCACATCTGTGGCACGCATTTCACAACTAACGGCAATATGCATAGACACATCCGCGGACATTACCGCAACAGTGGCGGGGGTAGCGGTGTCGGCACCGGGTCAGACACAGGAGAGAGTGACCTAGGATCAGAAGAAGGAGTCTCCTCTCCCAGGAAGAGATCGTTGGAAGACGAGAACACAGGTTCAGTAAAGGCTGTGAGACTCAACACCAgcgaagtagaagaggaagaactaACATGTCCTGCGTGCGGCGTCGAACAGCCTGGCCAACATGCCCTTGAGCAACATGTGGAAACCATTCACCCAGAGTATCAAGTGGCATGTAATAAGTGTCAGGTTGGGTTCAAGAACTACAGAGGTTTACATTTGCACAATTCCATGGTACATCCTATGTCAAGCTCATCACCCCCTCATTTAGACCTTACTCTGACAGACTTTTCGAGCCCGAAATTTCCTCTCATTGCCAAAGAAATTTGTGAGAACAGTAGCCGAATGCATGATCTGTCAGGGGAGGAAGGTCAGGGATTACACAGGTGTCACCTATGCCATATTACATTCCCATGTGCAGAAGCTTGGTTAATGCACATGAGAGAACACACTGCAACCTCTGCATCATCTCCTCCATTCAGATGTCCACGTTGTGTCATGAGATTTTCAAGTCTTGCAGAGTTTGCACAACACCAGCAGCGCCATCTTTGTGAGGAACCACAACCTCCAAAGGAAAGTTTTCTTGCAGTCCTTGATCTGCTTCAGAATCGGGACTCTGGACATGCAAATGTGGCCTCCTTATTGGCAGGGAGGTTAAAACCACCCTTAGGAATGCCGCCACCAGGACAGCACTCTCCAGCTCCAGCAGATTCAGCCAAAGCATCTCCAGAGCATCCAACAGCTAGTCGTATTGCTTCTACTACCACTAGTTCAGCAAGTGCTTCTTCAACCCTGGCAGCCACTGCTGCAGGAATTTCCCATGATGAGCAGTTTGCTCGTGAGTATAGAGACATGAAACTAAATGGCCAATATCCGTGTCGCCTGTGCAAAGATGTCTTTGCAAATTTGCGCAAACTTAAGTCTCACAATCTTGTGCACATGCTAGCACCCCCTTACAGATGTAACCTCTGTACTTTCTACAGTAACGATAAAAATACATTGAAGGAGCACATGAAGAGCCACAAAGGAGACACACCTTATGAATGCAACATCTGTAATCTTGCGTTCACTACTAAAGCCAATTGTGAACGCCACATAAAGAATATACATGGCCGCCAGTCAAGAGATGAAATTAAAGTCTGCATGACTTTTATCCCACAAGAAAGTAGTGGTAGCTGTGATCGCTCAATGGAAACCGTATGTCATATTTGTCATATTGATTGTAAAGCACGATCAGTGTTGAGAGACCATATACGGTCCTCCCACCCTGAAGGCATGACAAAACCTTTTTCATGTAAACTTTGTGgtggcacattctcatctgaaaaCGACGTCATGAGGCATGTTATTCAGCAACACCCAGAAGCTGCGTCTGGTCCTACTCTGGAAACTTTAGTAGCCAACAGATCAACTGAAAGTCACCATGAGCACCATGACCTCACACCAGTTGAGTCTCTCTTAAACTTTTCAAAGTTGCCCATGGGAGTCCCTCTAACTACACATCAGTCACCATCAACTTCATTACCAGTCACATTTCCGCACAAACCATCTGCCCCTGCACCCTTAGTTCCATCTCGTCCACCTACACCCATAATGGTTCCGTGTCACACACCAAGCTCATCTGTCCTCTCTCCTGTTGAGGATGACTTTCCGCTTGACCTCAGTATTGgaaagagagaaaaggaaacagaggaagaaacAGAAATTGAAGATGAGGAGGAAGTTGATGTAGAAACTGGTGATATTAAGACAGAGCAGACTGAACCTGAAGATCTTTCCAAGCCTCGAAGTGAACATGTAGAAAATGAGGAAAAGGAGATCCCTTCAGAATCTGTCCCTGAAAGCACAACAGATGTTCTAAAAATCCCCAAGCCACCATTCCCGTTAGGAGCAATATATCCTCAACCACTGTCTCTTTGTCCTCCTTTCAGTTCTCACCAGTATCATCCATTGTTCATGCCTCCCTATGGTGGCCTTCACCCTGTACATAATTTTGATCCTGCTCTTCTTGAGGAATATCAGAAGGAGCTTAAGCGTGGTTTACATTTGACATCTGGTGGTGGACTGTTGAGTGCCACCAGTGCATTTCTTCCTAGTAGTTCTCCTTCTTTTCCTCTCTCTGCTTTAGCTTTAGCTGCAGCTCATCGGGATCCATTGCGGGTACCGAGACCAGATCTTCGTACTAGTGAATCAAAATCTGATGACTCTATGACAGATAACCACAATAGTTCAAAGTCAGGTGATGATGATGTAATGCACTTCACAATGCGTAATTCAGTGCTAATGAAAAAGCCCAAGCAAAGGCGCTACCGAACAGAACGTCCATGGCGATGTGACCTTTGCGACAAAGGTTTTACTCTCCGATCAAACATGGAAAGACACATGAAGCAGCAGCATCCGGATATTTGGCAACAGAAACCCCGGGGCTTGAATGCACAGAGACAAGACTCGACAGCACCTTCAGTTAATGCAGAAAGTGCTCATACTATCTCTGACGCAGTCAGAGAACAACTCATCATTAAAATTGAAAAGGAATCTGGTGATGAAAAGGGAAAAGATGGCGAacacaaggaagaagaagaacgtgAATTGGTTATAGATGATAATCCAGGAATAAAGattgaagatgacgatgatgaggaggaggaagaggatgatgatgaaggtgaagaggaggagtatgatgatgatgaggaggaagaggaaggtgAAAGAGATGATGAAAGGAATTTAGAGGATTGTAGTGCCGATCTAGCTAGTGTACACAAGTTATTGTCTGCTGCCTCAAATCAGAGTTTTCCTTGTTTTGGAAGTGAAGGGGAAGAGGATAACAATGTTGATAATGACAGTAATAGCAATACTTCCTCTGGAGAAGCCAAGCGCAGTGCATATTCATCTGCTCCTCAGAAACAAAAGTGCCCCTTTTGTCAAAGAAAATTCCCATGGTCAAGTTCTTTAGTCAGACACATTAGAACTCACACTGGCCAAAAGCCGTATTTATGTCCAGTCTGTCGCTTTCCTTTTACCACAAAATCCAACTGTGATCGGCATCTACTTCGTAAACATCCTGATTCACCCCACACTGTTGGTGGTGACCGCCCTTACCGTTGCTGCAAGTGCCCAGGTGCAGCCTTCACTAGTCTCGAAAGTCTCAGGAAACATGAGATGTTCAAGCACGAGAAAGCCAGTGACACAGCTGTCTCGAGAGATGATTCGAGACCATTCCGTTGTCATGTGTGTGAGGTACCCCTTGCAACCCGAGACATCGCACTTCAGCATCTTGATGAAAACCATCCTGAACACAGTGCAAATGTTGTCAATGCTGAACCTGTCACCTCCGACAACAACAATGATACCATCTCTGTCGCACCTGACTCAACCACAACAGATAGG GTTAGCTGCATGTTTTGTCTGCAGAGATGTTGGAGTTTAGCAGAATTAAAACAGCATGTCAATTCCC